The DNA window CCGGTAGATGTCCGGGCGGTAGATGCCAGATTTGATATTCAGGATGGAAATATCCGCCGCCCGATCACCAGAAATACTACCTGGGAAGCCGCCAAGTTCGAGGTGGCCGCTCACAAATGGGTAGACCTGTGGGAGACAGGATACGGACTGGCAGTACTGAACGACTGCAAATATGGCCATGATATCAAAGAGGATACCATTCGCCTGACCCTGTTAAAATCAGCAGTGGAACCGGATTATACGGCAGATCGTGGAACGCATGTATTTACCTATGCGATCTTACCGCACAGTTGTGAGTGGTATGAAGCAGGCATCGAGCAGAGCGCTTTTGCGTTAAATAATCCGCTGACGGCAGTGAAAGGAGCAGCTGCACTGGGACAGGAAAGCTGGCTTTCTTTTGATCAGGAGAACCTGGTAGTGGATGCATGGAAGAGAGAGGAAAACGGCAATCGTGTGATCCTGCGGTTCCATGAATTCCAGGGAAGACGTGGAGAAGTTACGGTGCATACCCGTCTGGATGTGAAACAATGGTGTGAATGTAACCTGATGGAAGAGCCGGGAGAATTCAAAGACGGTGAGATCCGGGTGACACTGAAACCATATGAGATCAAGACACTGATGTTTGAAGTATAAAACCGGATGATTCATCGGATAAAAGACGGTTGGGGGCGGCTGTCAAAGACTCGTAAGACGTGAAAGAGGATCTGGTGTTACGTACATTAAGATTCTCCACAGAATATACAGTGGTATATGTGGATAGGCAGTTGGAAAAGTATATGGAGTGTGGATAAGATGAAAATCAGATGGACGAATCAGGAACAGGAACTGCAGGCAGATATTTTTTTCGAAAAGAGAACGGCAACACCGGAAAATTTCCGGAAACTGGGAAAGAAACGTGGCGGTGACTGCCGGATCGCAGTGAAAAGAGAAGGATTTTCCGAAGAAGAATGGATACAGATGCTGTGCAATGGGGTGTGCAGCCTGTATGACGGCGCATATCGGTTTTCCCGGAACGGGGTGAAGAAGCTGGGAAGACAAAGAAACGTATATGAAAACAGGGATGCACTCAGTGACTACGGAGAGACCTGTTATACCTTTGTATTGGAAGGCACAGCGCAGGAACTTGCTGCGCTGGAGCGTGGGGAAATACTGGGACGATGTAAAGGATATGCCCGGACACTTGGTAATCTGCCCAATAATTATCTGCATACGGAAGATCTGGCGACTTACGCCCATACACTGGCACAGAAGCTTGGAATCTTCTGTGAGATCTATGGAGACCGAAAACTTGAAGAACTTGGATGCGGCGGACTTCTGGCGGTGAATCAGGGAAGCCGCAGGGAAGCTGCTATGATGGTTCTACGGTATGAGGGCGCAAAGGGAAGTCCGTGGACGGCACTGGTTGGAAAGGGACTGCTGTTTGATGCCGGAGGCTACCATCTGAAATCCATCGATGGAATGAACGGGATGAAATACGACATGTGCGGGGCAGCAGATGTGTTGGAGATACTGGAGTATCTTGTCACACAAAAAGTCAAAAAGAATGTGATGGCCGTGCTGATGCTGGCCGAAAATGTGATCAGCCCGGACGCGGTGAAAATGGGGGATGTGATCACCACACTGTCCGGAAAGACCGTGGAAGTCTATAACACCGATGCGGAAGGACGGCTGGTCTTATGCGATGGAATCACGTTTGCACAGCGTATGGGGGCACGCACCGTGATCGACCTTGCCACGCTGACCTATTCGGCGCAGAGTGCCCTGGGAGATCAGGTGACAGCACTGTTCGGAAATGACTGCGAGGCGCTTGAAAACTGGAAAAAAACAGCTGCGTTCACCGGAGAACATTACTGGCAGCTGCCGATGGGACCGATCTATCATAAGATGATCGAATGGTCCATCTGTGCGGATTTTGCCAATTATGCACCGGGACGGGGCGCAGGTGCCAGTGTTGCGGCATGCTTTCTGGAGAACTTTGTAGAAGAGGGTACCCAGTGGATCCATCTGGATATGGTGGGACCGTCAGTGGTACGGAAAGAAACCGAGGAGATGGCAGAAGGCGCCAGTGGGGCATGCATCAGCACGCTGGCGGCATATTTGACCAGATAAATCGGATTGATGAAACAGAGATGTTAAAGCGTGCTTGAAAAATCCTTCCTGCAATTTGTATGTCGGCGTTTGTGGAATATTTTACTGTCATTTGGGTGACGTAGAACGCTGCGCCATATTGAGTCAGGGAAAAGCGCTTACAG is part of the Blautia faecicola genome and encodes:
- a CDS encoding M17 family metallopeptidase, with the protein product MKIRWTNQEQELQADIFFEKRTATPENFRKLGKKRGGDCRIAVKREGFSEEEWIQMLCNGVCSLYDGAYRFSRNGVKKLGRQRNVYENRDALSDYGETCYTFVLEGTAQELAALERGEILGRCKGYARTLGNLPNNYLHTEDLATYAHTLAQKLGIFCEIYGDRKLEELGCGGLLAVNQGSRREAAMMVLRYEGAKGSPWTALVGKGLLFDAGGYHLKSIDGMNGMKYDMCGAADVLEILEYLVTQKVKKNVMAVLMLAENVISPDAVKMGDVITTLSGKTVEVYNTDAEGRLVLCDGITFAQRMGARTVIDLATLTYSAQSALGDQVTALFGNDCEALENWKKTAAFTGEHYWQLPMGPIYHKMIEWSICADFANYAPGRGAGASVAACFLENFVEEGTQWIHLDMVGPSVVRKETEEMAEGASGACISTLAAYLTR
- a CDS encoding DUF6783 domain-containing protein → MFLPFAASFPTSICCFPSLLIFILFCEIFIAICKRFSLTQYGAAFYVTQMTVKYSTNADIQIAGRIFQARFNISVSSIRFIWSNMPPAC